From a region of the Chloroflexota bacterium genome:
- a CDS encoding cytochrome P450 encodes MLRQQPPGPTPRFPNLLMRFRRNPLLFLTQAAREYGDVVRLKFGPRELILLNHPDDIHAMLVTNQKILAKSIVLQRSKRLLGNGLLTSEGEQHMRQRRLVQPAFHRKRIAGYAEVMAIYAAEMREQWQPNQVFDVHAEMMRLTLRIVAKTLFDADVERDAQAVGEALEHLLNRFNVMILPFAELIERLPLASNRRVQASIQYLDQLMFRVIEERRHDQRDHGDLLSMLLLAQDTEGDGTGMDNQQVRDEAITLFLAGHETTANALSWTWYLLSQHPAVAERWYRELDEVLAGRIPTMDDVQNLSYTRMILSESIRMYPPAWIMGREALAEYQVGEYVFPAGIGLTVSPFVVHHDERWFPNAYQFNPDRWTAEQIAQRPKWSYIPFGGGSRICIGEQFAWMEGILLLATIGQRWRLKLVPEHPVALQPVITLRPRHGIKMVAVAR; translated from the coding sequence ATGTTACGACAGCAACCACCTGGGCCAACCCCGCGTTTTCCCAATTTGTTGATGCGATTTCGGCGTAATCCTTTGCTTTTTTTAACCCAAGCCGCGCGTGAATATGGCGATGTAGTGCGGTTGAAATTTGGGCCACGCGAATTAATTTTGTTAAATCACCCTGATGATATTCATGCGATGTTGGTGACAAATCAGAAGATTTTGGCCAAAAGTATAGTTTTGCAACGCTCCAAACGTTTATTAGGCAATGGCTTGTTGACCAGCGAAGGCGAGCAACACATGCGCCAGCGCCGTTTGGTACAGCCCGCTTTTCATCGCAAACGGATCGCGGGCTATGCTGAGGTGATGGCCATCTATGCTGCCGAAATGCGCGAACAATGGCAACCAAACCAAGTTTTTGATGTGCATGCCGAGATGATGCGCTTGACCTTGCGGATTGTAGCTAAAACCTTGTTTGATGCCGATGTTGAGCGTGATGCCCAGGCGGTTGGCGAGGCGCTTGAACATTTGCTCAATCGCTTTAATGTGATGATTTTGCCCTTTGCTGAGTTGATCGAACGCTTGCCACTAGCCTCGAATCGGCGGGTTCAAGCGAGCATTCAATATCTCGATCAATTGATGTTTCGGGTGATTGAAGAACGCCGCCACGATCAACGCGACCACGGCGATTTGCTCTCGATGCTGCTGTTGGCCCAAGATACCGAGGGCGATGGTACAGGGATGGACAATCAACAAGTGCGCGATGAGGCGATTACGCTGTTTTTGGCGGGCCATGAAACTACTGCGAATGCTTTGAGTTGGACATGGTATTTGCTTAGCCAACATCCGGCAGTTGCTGAACGTTGGTATCGCGAACTCGACGAGGTGCTGGCAGGGCGCATTCCAACCATGGATGATGTTCAAAACTTGAGCTATACGCGCATGATTCTATCCGAATCGATTCGTATGTATCCCCCAGCGTGGATTATGGGGCGTGAAGCCTTGGCCGAATATCAGGTTGGCGAGTATGTTTTTCCCGCTGGGATTGGCCTGACCGTTTCGCCGTTTGTGGTGCATCATGATGAACGTTGGTTCCCCAATGCTTATCAATTTAATCCTGACCGTTGGACGGCTGAGCAAATTGCTCAACGCCCCAAGTGGAGCTATATTCCGTTTGGTGGTGGCTCGCGAATTTGCATCGGCGAACAATTTGCTTGGATGGAAGGCATTTTATTGCTGGCAACGATTGGCCAGCGCTGGCGCTTAAAGCTTGTGCCTGAGCATCCAGTGGCTCTACAACCTGTCATTACCCTACGGCCACGCCATGGGATTAAGATGGTCGCGGTTGCCCGCTAA
- a CDS encoding DUF2249 domain-containing protein, with the protein MITATMTVADILKRYPNLLEVFVAQHQAFQRLRNPLLRRVFARMVTLEQAAQIAQIEPASLVQALNQANGEPVAVTPLAEPSSPQLDPTIPPAWLQFSHISYLLDVREAQATAQNPLALITPATLALADDQLLLLRSSFEPVPLYQWLARRGYQAWAHQHTSDDWLVLIGRLASTETQPSDQPNSAKPCVVLDNRGLKPPEPMVRTITTLKKLPPMSYLIGVTDRIPVILHETLSDEGYTFESLGQIQQSYLTLITAG; encoded by the coding sequence ATGATTACCGCTACTATGACGGTCGCTGACATTCTCAAGCGTTATCCCAATTTGCTTGAGGTTTTTGTGGCTCAACATCAGGCCTTTCAACGGCTGCGCAATCCGCTGTTGCGGCGGGTATTTGCCCGCATGGTTACGCTTGAACAGGCCGCCCAAATTGCTCAAATTGAGCCAGCCAGTTTAGTGCAAGCACTGAATCAGGCTAATGGCGAACCCGTTGCGGTTACGCCGCTGGCTGAGCCTTCCAGCCCACAGCTTGATCCAACGATTCCACCAGCTTGGCTGCAATTTAGCCATATCAGCTATTTACTCGATGTACGTGAAGCCCAAGCAACTGCCCAAAATCCCTTGGCGCTGATTACTCCCGCCACGCTAGCGCTTGCCGATGATCAACTGTTGCTTTTACGCAGCAGCTTCGAGCCAGTGCCGTTGTATCAGTGGCTCGCTCGGCGCGGCTACCAAGCTTGGGCGCACCAACATACCAGCGACGATTGGTTGGTGTTGATCGGACGACTTGCCAGCACTGAAACTCAGCCAAGCGACCAGCCCAACTCCGCCAAGCCATGTGTGGTTTTGGATAATCGCGGCCTCAAACCACCCGAACCGATGGTGCGCACGATTACAACGCTCAAAAAGTTGCCGCCCATGAGCTATTTAATCGGCGTTACCGACCGAATCCCGGTGATATTGCACGAAACGCTGAGCGACGAAGGCTACACGTTTGAGTCGTTAGGCCAGATTCAACAAAGCTATCTGACCCTGATCACTGCTGGGTAA